TCCAGCGGCAGTTGGCCGACCGACTGGCAGGCGTCCAGCAGGTAGACGGCGCCGGCCGCCCGGGCCACCGCGCCGATCTCGGCGGCCGGGTTGACCAGCCCGCCCTGGGTCGGCACGTGGGTGACCGCGATCAGCCTGACCCGCTCGTCGACCATCGCCCGCAGCGCCCCGACGTCCAACTGCCCGTCCGCGTCGTCGGGGACGGTCTCCACCCGCACCCCGTGCCGGCGGGCCGTCTGCAGGAAGGCCAGCGCGTTGCTCGCGTACTCGGCCCGCGAGGTCAGGATCCGGTCGCCCGCCGCCCAGGGCAGCGCGTAGAACGCCATGTCCCAGGCCCTGGTGGCGCTCTCCACCAGCGCGATGTCCTCCCGTCCGGCCCCCACCAGCCGGGCCAGCGAGTCGTACACCCCCTCGATCCGCCCCGCCGCCTCCTGTGCCGCCTCGTACCCCCCGGTCCCCTCCTCCCGCCGCAGGTGCGCCACCACCGCCTCCACCACCACCCGCGGCTGCAACGCCGCCCCCGCGTTGTTCAGGTGCACCACCCGCCCGACCCCCGCCGTCTCCCGCCGCACCCGCTCCACGTCGATCCCCGCCACCATCGCCCGACTCCTCCCACCACACCACCACCACGGTCGGGAACGCCCTACCCCTGCACCCCGGCGCCACACTCCCCTCCACCCGCACTCCGGCGTTCTCGGTGGACGTACGGCAGATGTCCCCCCGGGGTGACGGCTCGACCGCTACGTTCGGAACCTCGAAGCCGTCCGGACCCGACCGCGGCCCCGACGGCCGGGAGCGACCAGGAGGGAAACCGCCCATGGGCAGGACCGAGTACTACTACGACCCGGACGCACCCAAGGCCAACACCCTGATCCCGGCCAGCAACCTGCTCGTCGTGGACGACACCGGTGCCGTCCTGCTGCAGCGCCGCCGCGACACCGGCCAGTGGGCACTGCCCGGCGGGGCCCAGGACATCGGCGAGACCGCCGCCCAGTGCGCCGTGCGCGAGTGCCTGGAGGAGACCGGCATCGTCGCCGAGATCACCGGCTTCCTCGGCGTCTACACCGACCCGCACCACATCGTCGCCTACACCGACGGCGAGATCCGCCAGCAGTACGAGAACACCTACCTCGGCCGTCCCGTCGGCGGCGAACCCACCGTCAACGACGAGGCCGACGGCGTCCGCTTCGTCCGGCCCGCCGACCTCGACCGGTACGACATCCACCCCAGCATGCGCCGCCAGATCGGCGACTACCTCGCCGGCACCTACCCCCACCTGGGCTGATCCGCCGCCCGCCGCTCCCCTCGCCCGGGCTTCGGGGGCCGTCGGCGGGCGCGGTTCAGCGGGGGCCGTCGGCGGGTGCGGTTCAGCGGGGGCCGGTGGCGAGGGCGGGCAGGACGTCGGTGCGGAGGAGGTCGAGGAAGCGGGCCGGGTGGCGGTAGGCGGCGAAGTGGCCGGCGTCCTCGATCAGGGTGAAGCGTTTGACGGGGGCCTGGACCCGGTCGAAGAAGGCGCGGGCCCGGGCGGGGGTGTTGACCAGGTCGTGGGCGCCCTGGACGAGGAAGAAGGGGACCTCGAAGCGGGTGCCGTCCGCGTGGTCGTCGAAGGCGGCGGTGTCGGGGAGGACGGCGGCGGAGACCAGGAAGCTCCGGAAGAAGGTGGCGAGTTCGGGCAGGGAGTGCAGCGGGGAGTACCAGAGCGACTTCGTCACCACGGACTTCATCGCGGCGAAGGTGTGCGGGTCGGTGGCGGCGGCGAAGCGGTTGAAGTGGGCGAACTGCTCGGCGCTCCAGGCGCGCGGGTCGGGGCCCATCTCCCGTACGGCGGCGGCCTCCTTCTTCTTGCCGGCGCGTTCGAGGCGCTCCAGTGCGGCGCCGTGGTC
The window above is part of the Kitasatospora sp. NA04385 genome. Proteins encoded here:
- a CDS encoding NUDIX hydrolase yields the protein MGRTEYYYDPDAPKANTLIPASNLLVVDDTGAVLLQRRRDTGQWALPGGAQDIGETAAQCAVRECLEETGIVAEITGFLGVYTDPHHIVAYTDGEIRQQYENTYLGRPVGGEPTVNDEADGVRFVRPADLDRYDIHPSMRRQIGDYLAGTYPHLG